A window of Nicotiana tabacum cultivar K326 chromosome 24, ASM71507v2, whole genome shotgun sequence contains these coding sequences:
- the LOC107769391 gene encoding glutathione S-transferase U17-like — translation MSNKSELLLKSNPVHKKIPVLIHGDKHISESLVIVQYIDETWTNGPSILPSDPHDRAVARFWAAYADDKWLPLMSDLGKAQGEEAKAEVQEKLKEALVPLEMAFVKCSKEKAFFGGENIGYIDIALGCILGWTKAIKIMLGVEIFDVTKTPGLVKWAERFLANKAVKDVILEPEKLVEILKLHLAKRETANAN, via the exons ATGTCCAATAAAAGTGAGCTTCTTCTTAAATCCAACCCTGTTCATAAGAAAATCCCAGTCCTAATCCACGGCGACAAGCATATCTCTGAGTCACTAGTCATCGTCCAATACATCGATGAGACATGGACTAATGGCCCCTCCATTCTACCTTCTGATCCACACGACCGTGCTGTTGCTAGATTTTGGGCTGCGTACGCTGATGACAAG TGGTTACCTTTGATGTCGGATCTTGGAAAAGCACAAGGAGAGGAGGCAAAGGCAGAAGTGCAAGAGAAACTAAAAGAAGCACTGGTGCCTTTAGAGATGGCATTTGTTAAGTGTAGTAAGGAGAAAGCTTTCTTTGGTGGAGAAAATATTGGTTACATAGACATTGCTTTGGGGTGCATTTTGGGTTGGACAAAGGCAATAAAGATAATGTTAGGAGTGGAAATATTTGATGTAACAAAGACCCCTGGCTTGGTTAAATGGGCTGAAAGATTCTTGGCAAACAAAGCTGTTAAAGATGTCATTTTGGAGCCAGAGAAACTTGTTGAAATCCTTAAGTTACATTTGGCCAAAAGAGAAACTGCTAATGCAAACTAA
- the LOC107769389 gene encoding glutathione S-transferase U17-like, producing MATSNVKLLGRNGCPFVNRVQMALSLKSIDHEFIEEDPFKKSELLLKSNPVSKKVPVLFHAEKPICESLLIVQYINEAWPNNPSILPSDPYERSIARFWAAYIDEKWLPLTAEYRKAEGEEAKAAARDKLVERTLLLEEAFINSSTGKSFFGGDNIGYLDIVLGSLLGWLKAEEIMTSTKIFDETKIPQLVAWTERFFADIAVKDFIPESEKLAEGFKKFEILKAASNTN from the exons ATGGCAACCAGCAATGTAAAGCTTCTAGGAAGAAACGGATGTCCTTTTGTGAATCGGGTTCAAATGGCTCTTAGCTTGAAGTCCATCGACCATGAATTCATTGAAGAGGATCCGTTCAAGAAAAGTGAGCTTCTTCTCAAATCAAACCCTGTTAGTAAGAAAGTCCCAGTTCTCTTCCATGCTGAAAAGCCTATCTGTGAGTCTCTCCTCATCGTGCAATACATCAATGAAGCTTGGCCTAATAACCCCTCCATCCTTCCTTCGGATCCTTATGAACGTTCCATTGCCCGGTTTTGGGCAGCCTATATTGATGAAAAA TGGCTTCCTTTAACAGCAGAGTATAGGAAGGCTGAAGGAGAAGAAGCAAAGGCAGCGGCGAGAGACAAATTGGTTGAAAGGACATTGCTGCTAGAGGAAGCTTTCATCAATAGTAGCACAGGCAAATCTTTCTTTGGTGGAGATAACATTGGTTACCTTGACATTGTTCTTGGGAGTTTATTGGGATGGCTTAAAGCTGAAGAGATTATGACTTCCACAAAAATATTTGATGAAACCAAGATTCCTCAATTAGTGGCATGGACTGAAAGATTTTTTGCAGACATAGCAGTGAAGGATTTCATCCCAGAATCTGAGAAACTTGCAGAAGGTTTCAAGAAGTTTGAGATACTAAAAGCTGCCTCAAACACAAATTAA
- the LOC107769388 gene encoding glutathione S-transferase U17 — protein sequence MAGNDVKVLGAWPSPYVMRPRIALNIKSVAYDILEEQFGSKSELLLKSNPVYKKIPVLIHDGKPISESLIIVQYIDEVWNSGPSILPSDPYDRAIARFWATYIDDKWFPAMRGIAAAQGEDAQKAAMEPVVEGLVLLEDAFKNCSKGKKFFGGNKIGYLDIALGCFLGWMRVTEKMNNIKLLDEAKTPGLYKWAEDFCADSAVKDVMPATDKLAEAAKLILAKIRAQASS from the exons ATGGCTGGAAATGATGTGAAAGTATTAGGAGCATGGCCTAGTCCATATGTTATGAGGCCCCGTATTGCTCTTAACATCAAATCTGTGGCCTATGATATTTTGGAGGAACAATTTGGTTCTAAAAGTGAACTTCTCCTTAAATCAAACCCAGTTTACAAGAAAATCCCAGTTCTAATTCATGACGGAAAGCCCAtttctgaatctctcattatTGTTCAGTATATTGATGAAGTTTGGAATTCTGGTCCCTCTATTCTCCCTTCTGATCCTTATGATCGTGCTATTGCTCGCTTTTGGGCCACTTATATCGACGATAAG TGGTTTCCAGCGATGCGTGGCATAGCGGCAGCCCAAGGGGAGGATGCACAAAAGGCAGCAATGGAACCGGTGGTGGAAGGTCTGGTGTTATTGGAAGATGCCTTCAAGAATTGCAGCAAAGGCAAGAAGTTCTTTGGTGGAAACAAAATCGGATACTTGGACATTGCCCTTGGCTGCTTCTTGGGTTGGATGAGGGTGACTGAGAAAATGAACAACATAAAGCTGCTTGATGAAGCCAAGACTCCAGGTTTATACAAATGGGCTGAAGATTTTTGTGCAGATAGTGCTGTCAAAGATGTCATGCCTGCAACTGATAAGCTTGCTGAGGCTGCTAAGCTCATTCTGGCCAAAATTAGAGCCCAAGCATCTAGCTAA